The window AGCCTGTTTGCGTTCAACGTGCGTTCTGATTTTTCTGTACATACCTGGGGATATACCTTACCTGCGTTTGTTTTGCAGGATGCTGGCCCGCTCCACCCTGGTGCTGATCCCGCTGTTCGGGGTCTACTACATGATCTCCGTCGTCATGCCTGAGTGTATGGACCCTGGGGTGGAGCTCATCTGGCTCTATGTGGAGAGTGGGGTCAACTCCTTCCAGGTCAGAGGGCTTTTCATTGTGCATCGTCATTGGCTGTTCAACCACCatttaatttatgaatttggaCTCTTTCTCATATTACATGCAAATATgttatcatgttaaaaaatctaaaaaagttacaaattcaaaaacaaaaatatcctCCAAACCTAACAAATTTTTAATCCCCAACCTAACAAAAAGAATTCAGATGAAAGAACTGTATTTTCATTGCAGGGTCTCATTGTTGCAGTCTTGTTCTGCTTCGGAAATGGCGAGGCACGTAACAACCAAAATATCGTCAGCACAAGCAATTCTTAAGGTGGTACCTGTcaatatcaatgtaaaaaaaagaacaatataatcaaaatgatttgacctgtttaaaattttatgttttacaaCATTAAACAAAGCAATACGTTGAAAAATTTTTTGgaaatgcaaaaattataaaagcccaagtgggattcgaacttaTGCCCTACAAATTTTTCGTAAATACTCTAACGTTAACGCTGCTTAAAAATTTAATCTGTTAGGtaaaaatttttgtaaaaaataaaataataccgttatatttttttaaaatgtattttgatagaAAGTACTCACATTATGGAGGTGTCCCAAACCACCTTAACTTATTGCAGTCTTTTTAAAGAGAGAAGTAAATTGGTAAACAATATTACATCTTGTtctattttgttataaagtAATCGAACATTGCTTTGTCTTTAAGGTCCAGCATGAGATTCGTAAGAAGTGGAACCGCCGCTGGGCGTTACGTCGACTGAGCACGCTCTCCACGCGCTCCACACGGACTCTGTCCCTGGGCTCCGCAGTGTTCGTCTGCGACAAACCAAATCCCTCCGCCATGTTCTCTGACGTCACAATAAACGTCAACGTGGACGACAAGCAGTGCCGCTTGGAGTTGGACGATGTGAAAAGTGGTGATAAAGTGACCAATAATAATATTATCGATGACTCCCGTAAAGAGGGCGTCCGGAGCGAGGAGGAAAGTGACACGTTATTGTGAACACCGTTATAATTTTTTGTGCAGCTACCGAATcatacactggcgtcggaagcaaattgaaagtggggggggggggggcggggggggggggggggctagactaaacCTCAGGAATATTgacaaaaaagtaattcccaaaatttaatcatggaaatcctaatccggggtacttccaaaagaaaaaaaaatactaaccAAATTTTTAGTATGGCTctcttctgaatccaacttctcattctttcaaggtaaatttaggaacaataatctttcctgcgagaaaaagtggggagggggggggggggggctgaaacCTCTATCAttatatgtttctaatggttaggtataactttgcaacaAAGTGGGGGGCTTTcgtaaaaatcaatatttaattacatttgcaGTGATATTAAAACACATATGCTGAATGTCACTCGTTTGTCCATGGTTAAAGACAGGAAATGACGCATTTAAAGAGCGACCATGCAGTgttatactttgaaaaaaaatacaaagatacaAGCATAAATATAAGGAATAAATTCTCGGGTaatgtgattttcatttttgtttgtatttcaCACAGTTTCTTTGAAGATGATTAatattttcaacttttaaaagtttttatcatttaattattaaacaatGCCAAAAAACTGCCATAGctctaaatataaaaatgatattacaatatcatatttttttcttttccgctgaaaatttaaaatcattcggTTTTTAAAGTTAGTGTAGACTTTATTAGAAAGGAAACGCTTGGCACGTAAATGAAATCGGTAAACCAAAGAGATTTTCGAAAAATTCCGTCTATCTCAATATTGATGAGGTTTAATCAGAtatctatttttctattttattccTGACAACATTTTGTACTACAATTCTAGAAATTATCaacatttaac is drawn from Crassostrea angulata isolate pt1a10 chromosome 5, ASM2561291v2, whole genome shotgun sequence and contains these coding sequences:
- the LOC128185778 gene encoding secretin receptor-like yields the protein MSDPHRYRMLARSTLVLIPLFGVYYMISVVMPECMDPGVELIWLYVESGVNSFQGLIVAVLFCFGNGEVQHEIRKKWNRRWALRRLSTLSTRSTRTLSLGSAVFVCDKPNPSAMFSDVTINVNVDDKQCRLELDDVKSGDKVTNNNIIDDSRKEGVRSEEESDTLL